The proteins below come from a single Ovis canadensis isolate MfBH-ARS-UI-01 breed Bighorn chromosome 23, ARS-UI_OviCan_v2, whole genome shotgun sequence genomic window:
- the LOC138428470 gene encoding regulator of MON1-CCZ1 complex, with amino-acid sequence MGEEDYYLELCERPVHFEKANPVNCVFFDEANKQVFAVRSGGATGVVVKGPDDRNPISFRMEDKGEVKCIKFSLENKILAVQRTSKTVDFSNFIPDSSQLEYTQECKTKNANILGFCWTSSTEIVFITDQGIEFYQVLPEKRNLKLLKSQNINVNWYMYCPEGSVILLSTTVLGNVLQPFYFRAGTMSKLPKFEIELPAAPKSTKLSLSERDIAMATIYGQLYVLFLRHHSRTSNSAGAEVVLYHLPREGACKKMHILKLNRTGKFALNMVDNLVVVHHQDTETSVIFDIRLRGEFDGSVTLHHPVLPARSIQPYQIPAAGPAPVTSQSPVPCKLYSSSWIVFQPDIIISASQGYLWNLQVKLQPIVNLLPDKGRLMDFLLQRKECKMVILSVCSQMLTESDRATLPVIATVFDKLNQEYKKYLDAEQSYTMAMEAGQSRSVPLLRRPVRTQAVVDQSDMYTHVLSVFTEKKETPHKFVIAVLMEYIRSLNQFQITVQHYLHELVIRTLVQHSLFSTLHQFLQYHVLSDSKPLACLLLSLESFYPPAHQLSLDMLKRLSTANDEIVEVLLSKHQVLAALRFIRGIGGHDNISARKFLDAAKQTEDHMLFYTIFRFFEQRNQRLRGNPSFTPGEHCEEHVAFFKQVFGDQALMRPTTF; translated from the exons AatggaggacaaaggagaagtGAAGTGCATCAAGTTTTCCTTGGAAAATAAGATATTGGCGGTTCAGAGGACCTCAAAGACCGTG gaCTTCTCTAATTTTATCCCGGATAGTTCTCAGCTGGAGTACACTCAGGAGTGCAAG ACCAAAAATGCCAACATACTAGGATTCTGCTGGACCAGTTCTACTGAAATTGTCTTCATCACAGATCAAGGAATCGAATTTTACCAG GTGTTACCAGAGAAGCGGAATCTGAAGCTGCTGAAGAGCCAGAACATCAACGTGAACTGGTACATGTACTGTCCCGAGGGCTCCGTGATTCTGCTCTCCACCACAGTGCTTGGAAATGTGCTGCAGCCCTTCTACTTCCGG GCTGGCACCATGTCGAAGCTGCCCAAGTTTGAGATTGAATTACCAGCTGCCCCAAAGTCAACTAAACTGAGCCTATCGGAGAGAGACATTGCCATGGCAACAAT ATATGGCCAGCTGTACGTTCTCTTCCTGAGGCATCATTCTCGGACCTCCAACAGTGCTGGAGCAGAGGTGGTCCTGTATCACCTCCCACG AGAAGGTGCCTGTAAAAAGATGCACATATTGAAGTTAAACCGGACGGGGAAGTTTGCCCTAAACATGGTGGACAACCTGGTCGTGGTTCATCATCAGGACACAGAG ACGTCGGTGATATTTGATATCAGGCTGAGGGGGGAATTCGATGGCTCTGTTACTCTGCATCACCCGGTGCTCCCAGCTCGATCCATCCAGCCCTATCAGATCCCCGCAGCAG GTCCAGCTCCTGTGACCAGCCAGTCCCCTGTCCCATGTAAACTCT ATTCTTCATCGTGGATCGTCTTCCAGCCCGACATCATCATCAGCGCGAGTCAAG GTTACCTCTGGAACCTCCAGGTGAAACTGCAGCCCATAGTGAACCTCTTGCCGGATAAAGGCAGGCTCATGGActtcctcctgcagaggaaggAGTGCAAGATGGTCATCCTGTCTGTGTGCTCGCAGA tgTTGACAGAGTCAGACAGAGCGACATTGCCCGTGATAGCCACTGTCTTCGACAAACTCAACCAGGAGTATAAGAAGTACCTGGACGCTGAGCAGAGTTACACAATG GCCATGGAGGCGGGGCAGAGCCGGAGTGTCCCGCTGCTCAGGAGGCCGGTGCGCACCCAGGCCGTGGTCGACCAGTCGgacatgtacacccatgttcTGTCGGTGTTCACGGAGAAGAAG GAGACGCCGCACAAATTTGTGATCGCCGTGCTCATGGAGTACATCCGCTCCCTGAACCAGTTTCAGATCACAGTACAG CATTACCTACACGAGCTGGTCATCAGGACACTCGTCCAGCACAGCCTCTTCTCCACGCTGCACCAGTTCCTGCAGTACCATGTCCTCAGCGACTCCAAGCCTTTG GCTTGTCTGCTGCTTTCCCTAGAAAGTTTTTATCCTCCTGCCCATCAGCTGTCTCTGGATATGCTGAAG CGACTTTCCACAGCAAATGATGAAATAGTAGAAGTTCTCCTTTCCAAACACCAAGTGTTAGCTGCCTTAAGGTTCATCCGGGGCATTGGTGGCCATGATAACATCTCTGCGCGGAAGTTTCTAGATGCTGCAAAGCAGACTGAAGACCACATGCTTTTCTACACGATATTCCGGTTTTTTGAACAGCGCAACCAGCGTCTGCGAGGGAACCCTAGTTTCACACCAG GAGAACACTGTGAGGAACATGTCGCTTTTTTCAAACAAGTTTTCGGAGACCAAGCTCTAATGAGGCCTACAACGTTCTGA